The Musa acuminata AAA Group cultivar baxijiao chromosome BXJ1-3, Cavendish_Baxijiao_AAA, whole genome shotgun sequence genome window below encodes:
- the LOC135617895 gene encoding transport inhibitor response 1-like protein, which produces MAESETSAFRCSPLSLGGMREERSDMSEDEDGGGEEKDSWAPGLGVAGKSRGAPDPLPPPLCDQVLENVLENVLQFLTLRRDRNAVSLVCRSWYRAEAQTRRELFIGNCYAVSPRRAIDRFRCVRSLVLKGKPRFADFGLVPIGWGAHFSPWASAMAAGYPWLEKICLKRMSVTDDDLSLLALSFPFFKGLTLICCDGFGTAGLAVFAEKCRHLRLLDLIEDYFEEEEYEVVDWISKFPETTTSLETLGFDCLPSAVNFEALEALIARSPALRQLRVNHHVTVDQLRRLMVRAPQLTHLGTGSFRSPEEGEGMEHEAHLVSAFAASRSLVSLSGFREVASQFLPAIYPVCSNITFLNFSFAEITAEELKPVIRHCHNLQNFWVLDTVRDEGLQAVAATCKDLRELRVFPLDATEDSEGFVSDVGLTAISEGCRKLQSILYFCQRMTNKAVLTMSKNCQELVVFRLCIMARHLPDHHTGEPMDEGFGAIVMNCKKLTRLAVSGLLTDKAFGYIGKYGKSIRTLSVAFAGNSDMGLRYVLEGCPKLQKLEIRDSPFGDPALLSGIHHYYNMRFLWMSSCKLSHRGCEDVAQRLPRLVVEVIRDRPETEDEAVEKLYMYRSLVGRRNDAPPFVKIL; this is translated from the exons ATGGCTGAATCTGAGACG tcCGCCTTTCGTTGCTCACCTCTCTCTCTCGGTGGGATGAGAGAGGAGAGGTCGGACATGTCGGAGGACGAGGATgggggaggagaggagaaggACAGCTGGGCGCCGGGCCTTGGCGTAGCTGGAAAGAGCAGAGGCGCACCGGACCCGCTGCCGCCGCCGTTGTGCGACCAGGTGCTGGAGAACGTCCTCGAGAACGTGCTTCAGTTCCTGACGTTGCGCCGGGATCGGAACGCGGTGTCGCTGGTGTGTCGGTCGTGGTATCGGGCAGAGGCCCAGACTCGGCGGGAGCTCTTCATCGGAAACTGCTACGCGGTCTCCCCGCGGCGAGCCATCGACCGATTCCGTTGCGTCCGGTCGCTAGTCCTCAAGGGCAAGCCCCGGTTCGCCGACTTCGGTCTGGTGCCCATCGGCTGGGGCGCCCACTTCTCCCCCTGGGCCTCCGCCATGGCTGCCGGCTACCCCTGGCTCGAGAAGATCTGCCTCAAGCGAATGTCAGTCACCGACGACGACCTCTCCCTCCTCGCCCTCTCCTTCCCCTTCTTCAAGGGTCTCACGCTCATCTGCTGCGACGGCttcggcaccgccggcctcgccgTCTTCGCCGAGAAGTGCAG GCATCTCCGGCTGCTAGATCTGATAGAGGACTATTTCGAGGAAGAGGAGTATGAGGTTGTGGATTGGATTTCCAAGTTCCCGGAGACAACGACAAGCTTGGAGACGCTAGGGTTCGATTGCCTGCCATCCGCAGTCAATTTCGAGGCGTTGGAGGCGCTCATTGCCCGATCCCCTGCCCTCCGGCAGCTGCGGGTGAACCACCATGTCACAGTGGACCAGCTCCGCCGCCTCATGGTGCGGGCACCCCAGCTCACCCACCTTGGCACAGGGTCCTTCAGATCCCCTGAAGAGGGAGAAGGAATGGAGCATGAGGCCCATCTTGTATCTGCCTTTGCCGCCTCTAGGTCACTCGTTTCTCTGTCCGGCTTCCGTGAGGTGGCATCTCAGTTCCTCCCTGCCATTTACCCGGTTTGTTCCAACATCACCTTCCTTAACTTCAGCTTTGCTGAGATAACCGCAGAGGAGCTTAAGCCTGTGATCCGTCATTGCCATAATCTGCAGAATTTCTGG GTCCTTGATACCGTGCGTGATGAGGGGCTTCAGGCAGTGGCAGCCACATGTAAAGACCTCCGAGAGCTGCGGGTGTTCCCTTTAGACGCAACAGAGGACTCTGAGGGGTTTGTTTCAGATGTTGGCCTCACTGCTATTTCTGAGGGCTGCCGTAAACTCCAATCTATTCTGTATTTCTGCCAGCGGATGACCAATAAGGCAGTATTAACGATGTCCAAGAATTGCCAGGAACTCGTCGTTTTTCGCCTTTGTATCATGGCTCGCCACCTTCCTGACCACCATACTGGAGAGCCCATGGACGAGGGATTTGGCGCTATAGTGATGAACTGCAAGAAGCTCACCAGGCTAGCAGTATCTGGGTTGCTTACCGACAAGGCATTCGGGTACATTGGGAAGTATGGGAAGTCAATCAGAACTTTATCTGTTGCTTTTGCAGGGAACAGTGACATGGGGCTGAGGTATGTGCTTGAAGGATGCCCCAAACTGCAGAAGCTTGAGATCAGGGATAGCCCTTTTGGGGATCCAGCACTGTTATCTGGGATTCACCATTACTACAATATGAGGTTCCTTTGGATGTCTTCATGCAAGCTGTCTCATAGGGGTTGTGAGGATGTGGCTCAGAGGTTGCCACGCTTGGTTGTTGAAGTGATTAGAGATCGACCTGAAACTGAGGACGAAGCTGTTGAGAAATTATACATGTATCGTTCCCTAGTGGGCCGGAGAAATGATGCACCGCCTTTCGTGAAGATCTTATAG